The segment AAGTCCCTGTGAAACGACTCCAAGAACAGCCAAGAAAAGAATGATGCGCATGAGGGAAGCAATCCCGATGGCATAGATTGAACTGCGGGTAACTTCCGGAACTGCAGCTCTGCCGGTAAGCCCTGCGTCAATGAGACGGTGCCCGCCGGCAAATGTAATGTATCCGCCAACGGTACCGCCGACCAGCGTCACAATAGCGAAAATGCTGACCGTATCGGGAACGAATGTTTTAACTACGGCCTCTCCAATAGGCGGTTGGGCGGTGATCATAACGTACAGGGTTAAACCGATCATAACGAAACCAAGGATTTGTGCAAAGCGGTCCATCGCCCGTCCCGCTTCTTTAACGACGAAGATGCCGACTGCTATCAGTCCGCTGATCAAGGCACCTACCTTAGGATCAAAGCCGAACAATACATTGATCCCAAGACCTGCTCCGGCAATATTTCCGATATTGAAAGCAAGGCCGCCCATGACCACGAGAAGGGCTAAAAAATAACCGAGGCCGGGAAGGACATCGTTGGCAATGTCCTGGGCCCGTTTTCCAGATACGGCAATGATGCGCCAGATATTCGTTTGGGCTCCGATATCAATAATGATGGAAATAAGGATAACAAAACCGAATGAAGCCAATAATTGTTCTGTAAAAACGGTGGTCTGTGTCAGGAAACCCGGCCCGATAGCGGAAGTCGCCATCAGGAAAGCAGCGCCAAGCAAAATACTGCGGTTCGTATTCTTCATGATTCTCCCTCCCTTTGAATTCATGGCTTACATAAACTCCTCTACTTTTGCGACATTAATCCTCGCCTCCTTTAATGATTTAGAGATGGCTGCTGCAAATTCCAGCGCCGTAACTCCGTCACCGTGTATGCAGATGGTCTCTGCTTTAATGCCGATGTCCTGGTTTTGTACGGTATGGACCTTATTTTCCTGGACCATCCGGATAACTTGGCTGATTGCGGTATCTGGGTCAGTAATGAGAGCGTTTGGCTGAGTGCGCGGCGTCAAGGTGCCGTCTTGCTGGTATGTGCGGTCAGAAAACACTTCGTTAGCGGTGCGCAGGCCAATTTTTTCGCCTGCTTTCATCAATTCACTGCCGGACAAGCCAAATAAAATCAGCTCGGGATTTATTTTATAGACCGCTTCGGCAATCGCTTCTGATAAGGCAGCGTCTTTAGCGGCCATATTGTATAAGGCGCCATGCGCTTTCACATGCTGCAATCGTCCGCCTTCCGCCTGCACAAAGCCGGACAGGGCTCCGATTTGATACACCGTCAGGTCATAAGCTTCCTGGGGAGAAATGGCGATATTCCGGCGGCCGAAACCGACCAGATCCTGGAGTCCCGGATGGGCGCCGATCCCGACGTTTCTCTCAAGCGCCATTGCTACCGTTTTTCGCATTGTTGCCGGGTCTCCGGCGTGAAAGCCGCAGGCGATATTGGCAGACGTCACAAAATTCAAAATCTCTGCGTCATTTCCAAGCTTATAAGCCCCGAAACTTTCGCCCATATCACAATTCAAGTCCACTTTAAACGTCATTTCCATTCCTCCCTTTTTAAATAAATGCCAATTTTTAATTGGCGGATTTGATATTCTTGTTCGATATAACGCTTTTGTGCTTCTTCAACAGAAATTTCCTTGAAGCGAATCCGGTCCCCGGGCTTCAGCTGGCTGATGAGCGGCAAATCGACGGAAGCCACTTGCCCAATTTTCGGATAACCGCCGGTAGTCTGGCGGTCTGCCAAAAGAACAATCGGATTGCCATCCGCCGGCACTTGAATCGAACCGAACGATACCGCCTCTGAAATCAATTCTTTCGGTTCTTCCAATGACAACTTAATTCCTTCTAAGCGATAGCCCATTCGGTCAGAATGGGAAGAAATTGAAAAAGCTTCGCTGAAAATTTTCTCTTTACTGTCATTGTTAAACAGCTCATACTGGCGGCCCTTCATCATTCGGACGATCGGCTCGTTAAAATAACGAGGAGCGGCAATCTTCCATTCCAGTTCATTGTCAGTGGCATGGAGCAAGGAAGCAGCATGACCTGGTGAAACAGGGTGCGTCGGGATAAGGTCGCCTGCTTTTAATGCCCGTCCATGGAAGCCGCCTATTCCAGCTCGCAGGTAAGTGGATTTGCTGTTCATAACGTCTGGAACGTCAATGCCGCCTGCTGCCGCCAAATAGACCCGGCATCCGGTGCGGGGAGCTCCGAACTTCAAGACACTTCCTTCTTTGACGGCGACCGTACGCCACATTTTAATGGCGGTGCCATCGATTTCCGGTGACAAGTCTCCTCCACAAAGTGCGATGAACGTATCTTCCTCAAATTGGATGGCAGGGCCCACCATCGCAATTTCTAATGTTGCAGCGTTTTCTTCGTTGCCCACCAGCAAATTGGCTGTCCGGTGTGCGAAAGGGTCCATAGCGCCGCTGACGATGACGCCGTATTTCTGGAAACCGAAGCGGCCGAGATCCTGCACGGTCGTTTGAAGTCCGCTTTTAATGATCTTCAGCATGCTGCTCCTCCTTCAGTGAATGATATTCACTCTCTGATATTTGTCTGAAGATAATTTTGTCTCCAGCCCGCAGCAAGCTCGGAATTTCCTGCTCAGGGCGAAACAGCCGAATAGGCGTGCGGCCAATCAGCTGCCAGCCGCCTGGAGTTTCGATTGGGTAAACGCCTGTCTGCATGCCGGCAATGCCTACTGTACGCTCAGGAATTCGTAGCCGCGGTGAATCACGGCGGGGAGCTGCAATTTTTTCAGACATTCCGCCGATGAATGGGAATCCTGGAGCAAAGCCGATCATGTAGACCGTATAAGTTCCGCTGGTATGGATTTCAATTACTTCTTCAGGACTCAGCCCATTATGCTGTGCCACAAAGTCCAGGTCCGGTCCGAAATCGCCTCCGTAACAAACTGGAATCTCCACGGTACGAAACTCGCCAGCGACAGCTTCGGATATATGCTGGACACGTTCTTCGAGTTCCTGCTGCACCGTTTCATATAGGGTGGCCAGTGGATGATAAAAAACCGTGACAGTGGTAAAAGCCGGTATGATTTCTACCATCCAAGGAAGCGGATCGGCTTCCAGCAGCGCTGCAATGGCACGTACACGCTCCTGTACTTTTTCATTGATTTCCTGCCCGACTTCAATAACAATCGCTTGGTCGCCAAGCGGTGAAAAAGAAAAGTTCATGGCGGCACCTCTTCTTCTGATTATTCTGACTACTAAATTAAGTATAAGGCTTTAGTTCAAAAGGTGAAAGTTTTCCTTGCAAACATCTGGCAATTAATAATAAAAGCAATCTGCCTCAATCTTTTCTAATGAAAGGAATTTAGACAAGAAAAGGAATTTTAAAGGGATAGGACGAATACTTAGTAAAATATAGGAACGCAAAAGGGGATGAAGCAAAATGAAAACCAAGTTAGTTTTGCTGATATCATTGTTTTTACTGAGTGCAGGAATCATCAGTTTGTTATCTGGGAATGATTCAGAAAAAGTGGAAGCGGCTGTAGGAAGCCAGTTGCATGTCGCTCAATGGGAATACATTGAAATTTTTGACGACCGGCAAAAAGCTGTAGCTTTTGTCAGCACGAACGAAGGAACTGAACAAGAGGTGTTTCTTGAGAAAAACTGGTTTGAGTGGAATGTCAAGAAAGCATTCACTCACGAAGCCATAGAATCGGGAAAGCCGATTCATCTGACGTTTTCCAGTTCGACTTACAGTGAAGAGGATCCGGTGATTTTAATCATCCGGACGTTTGATGAAGAGATAAAAAGTGTGGACATTCAAACAGCAGACGGCCAAACGACAACCATTGAAATATCCGTTGCAGAGTCTGGCCCTGCAAAAGGGTTCGGTATTCTGGAAGCCACTGATGACACTATTTATGATGCAGAGTTTATTTCAAAGAATTCAGATGGGGAACTTTTGTATGCGATGAAAGCGAATTAGCGATGACGGAGAGTGTTTTATGGAGGGCGGCTTAAAAGCTGGCCACTCATTTTTCGTTTTCTTTACTGGTTTTTATTTAATCATGCAAAATCGACGGAAAGCCGATCAAGTGGGCTAAGCGCAAATAAATCATTTTAAATGCAGATCCTCATTAAAGACATAAAAAGAAGCTGCCCGCACACGCGGACAGCTTCTTTTTCTTATTCTTCAATATCAACTTTCTGGGTTACATCGGCGCCAGCAAAGAATTCACCGGAAATTTCGGCAATGGTGCCGTCTTCCAGCATTTCTCCAATCACCCGGTTCACGTTTTCAGCAAGTTCGGTATTGTCTTTGTTCATCACAACCCCTACTTCAGAAGGGCTGTACTTCAAATTCGGGTGGATTGTAATGTTCAGTTCAGGGAAAGCTTCAAGAGCCAGTGTTTGCAGGTAATAATCATTTAGGATAACATCTGTGCGCCCAATGGACACGTCACGCAGGTAGACTTCATTTGTGGCATTGTCATAAACCACTTCTTCCGCTCCGTATTCACGCGCAGTTTCCATGTAAACAGAAGTGGAAGCACCTGCTGCTTTTTTGCCTTTCAAGTCTTCTAATGTCTCGATTCCGGATAAATCGTCTTTCCGGACAATGGCTGTGCCGTAGGAATACTTGAACGGTGTAGAAAATGTGAATTTATCTTTCCGATCTTCCGTTACTTCGATATCGTTTGCTGCCAAATCCACTTGACCTGTTTGGACGGACGTCAGCATCTCATCAAAGCCCAGCTCTTTAAATTCAACTTCAAGCTCCAGGCGCTCAGCAAGTTCACGTACGACTTCAACTTCGAAGCCAGTCAATTCGTCGGTGCCTTCCGCGCGGTACGAAGTCGGGAACAGCGTACCGGAAGTGGCGACGGTCAAGACACCTTCTTCCTGGATTCTATCCCATTCCGACGGCTCTTCTTCAGCTGCGTTTTCAACACTGTTTCCACAGCCAGCAAGTAAGGTCAATGCCAATATTCCAGCGAACAAAGAGCCGCTTTTTTTGCTGAATAAATTTCTCACTTATTATTCCTCCCATAATGTATTTCACTAAGAACATAGCATTATCCTAGTCACGGAGCAAAGGTTTAATTCTGAAAAATTCAAAATAGATAATTTTGAAAACTGTATTGACCAGTACGGTCTAAGGGAGTATTCTGTAGTCGACCGATGTGGTCTAAAATAGTGGAGAGGCTGGAGAAGATGGAAAAATTCACAAATCTCGAAGAAAAGAAAAAGCTGACAATATTAAATGCTGCGCTTCAGGAATTTGCGGAAAATGGCTATCAGCAAGCTTCCACAAATCGTATTGTCAAAAAAGCGGGAATCGGCAAAGGGATGCTGTTCTATTATTTTAAAAGCAAACGGGAACTGTATGAATATTTGATTGAGTACAGCATGGATATCATTATGGATGAGTATTTTATGCAGGTGGACACAAGCGAAACTGATTTGATTGAGCGCCTTAAACAGGCAGCACAAGTCAAAATGAAAGCTCAGTTGGAAAATAAGCAGGTCTTTGATTTCTTAGGGACTTTTGTGCTTGCGAAAGACGCGGAACTGCCAGAGCGTTTGCAGAAAAAATACGCGGAGCTGCACGCTTTAGGTGCTGCTTTGATGTATGAAGGCATCGATCAGTCATTAATCAGAAAGGATTTAGATGCGGACAAGGCATTCAAATTAATCCGCTGGTCCATTGAAGGATATCAAAATGAATTATTGCAGCGGCTGGAAGGCCAAAAAATAGCTTCTATTGATTTTGAACCGTATTGGGAAGAGTTCTATGGCTACCTCGAGATTCTAAAGAAAAGCTTTTATATAGAAAAGGAGGATTTGGCATGAGCATTTTGAAAACCACAGCTTTGACCAAAAAGTTCGGAGATTTTACAGCGTTGGACGGTGTGGACATTGAAGTCGCCAAAGGAGAAGTATACGGATTTATCGGACCGAACGGCGCAGGCAAGTCGACAACCATCCGTGTACTTTTGGGCCTCTTAAAAGTGACTTCGGGAACAGCTGAAATTTTCGGTCAAGACGTCTGGGAAGATGCAGTGGATATTCATAAGCGCGTGGCTTATGTTCCAGGAGATGTAAATTTATGGCCCAATTTAACGGGGGGAGAAGTCATTGATTTGTTTTTAAAATTGCGCGGAAGCAATGGAAAAACCCGGCGGGAAGAATTGATACGGAAATTTGATTTGGACCCGACCAAAAAATGCCGGACGTATTCAAAAGGGAACCGGCAGAAAGTGGCATTGGTTGCCGCCTTGTCGACAGATGCGGATCTTTATATTCTCGATGAACCCACTTCAGGGCTCGATCCATTGATGGAACGTGTTTTTCAAGAATGGGTGAGAGAAGCGAAAGCACAAGGAAAAAGCATTTTGCTGTCAAGCCATATCTTGTCTGAAGTTGAAAAGCTTTGTGATAAAGTCGCCATCATCCGCCAAGGGAAAATTATTGAAACAGGCACTTTGCAGGAATTGCGCCATCTGACAGGAACTGTTTTAACGGTGGAGACAAAACGGCCGATGCCTTCGCTGCACGAATTAAAAGGCATACAGGGAATACAGGAGAAACAAGGGACTCTGTCTTTTCAAGTGGATGCGGAAGAACTGGATCAGGTAATCCGCTATATCAGCGGATTCGGCGTTGTAAAGCTGGAAAGTTCTCCGCCGACTCTTGAAGAATTGTTCATGCGCCATTATGAAGGAGGAAGTTCAGCAGATAAACAGGAGGCGGCCTACCATGGACAAAAGCTTGTTTGACGAAACAGGCACATTAATGCGTTTTATCTGGCGCCGGGACCGCATCCGCATTCCTGTCTGGCTGCTTTCTTTTGTTATAGCAACGATGTTGACAGCCATTGCATTTAAGGATTTATATCAGAATGCAGCAGAACGCCAGGCTATAGCCGAAACAATGAAAAATCCGGCAATGACTGCAATGGTTGGTCCTGGATATGGTTTGGACAACTATACTGTCGGCGCCATGATGGCCCATCAGATGCTCTTGATGACAGCTGTGGTGGTCGGGCTGATGAGTATTTTGCTAGTGGCCCGCCATACGCGCAGCGATGAGGAAGACGGCCGGCTCGAGTTGATCCGTTCGCTGCCGGTAGGGCGATTATCGAATCTCCAATCTGTGCTGCTTGTCATGTTCGGAGTCAATGTGCTGCTCGCAGCGGCTACAGGAAGTGGTCTTTATGTTTTAGGGATTGCCAGCATGGATTTGGAAGGTTCTTTACTTTACGGATCCGCCTTGGGAGCAACCGGTTTGATTTTTTCAGCTATCACAGCCGTTTTTGCCCAGCTTTCACAAAATTCGAGAAGCACAATCAGCTTGTCTATCGCTGTGCTCTTGTTTGCTTATGCAGTTCGTGCCATTGGAGATATTGGGAATGAAGCCTTGTCCTGGACTTCTCCGCTCGGCTGGATTTTGCGGTCTGAGGTATATGTCCAAAATATATGGTGGCCGATTTGGCTTACTGTGGCTGCCGCTTTTTTGCTGTCGCTTCTGGCACTTTATTTGAATTCTATCCGTGATTTGGGTTCAGGGTTTTTGCCAGCAAGAACCGGCAAATCCCATGCCTCGCCGATTTTGCAGAGTCCTTTGGGATTGGCCATTCGCCTACAACGCACAGGTCTTATTGCATGAACTATTGGGCTTTTCTTGATAGGTGCTTCCTACGGTTCAGTGCTCGGCGATTTAGAGTCCTTTTTTGCCGATGTTGAAATCATGCAGGAATTTTTAGCAGCAACTCCAGGGAGCTCATTGACCGAACAATTTATTCCGATGTTGATGTCGGTTATGGCGATTATTGGCACCATCCCGGTATTACTGGCTGTTTTAAGGCTGAAAGGAGAGGAAAAGAATGGCCGATTAGAACATTTCTTAAGCCGTGCAGTTTCCAGAAGCCATTTAATGGGTAGTTATGTATTGATTTCTCTTATAACCAGTTTTATCATGTTGTCGCTTGCGGGACTTGGGCTTGGTTCAGTGGGCAATGCGATGATGGTGGAAGGGCTTCCGCTTAGGATGTTCTACGAAGCGGCAATAGTTTATCTGCCGGCTGCCTGGATCATGGCAGGCTTGGCTGCTGTGTTTATCGGATGGATGCCAAAGTTATCCAGTCTGGTGTGGCTCTATTTGGTTTTCTCATTTGTCGTTGTTTATTTGGGGGCTTTGTTTCAGTTTCCGGATTGGGTAGAAAAAGCAACGCCATTTGGCCATATTCCGCAGCTTCCGGTTGAAGAGCAGAATTTTGCGGTACTGGCACTTTTGACAGCCGTAGCGGTATTTTTGTTGATTGCCGGCTTTATCGGCTTTAACCGGAGGGACATTAGCAATTGAAAAAGGAGTGTATGTATAGTGGAAAAAGTAATCCCGAAAATCACCACATTTTTGATGTTTTCAGGACAGGCAGAAGAAGCGATGGAATTTTATACATCGCTGTTTGAAGACTCGCGTATCGAAAATATTGTCCATAATGAAGATGGTACTGTCATGCAGGCTGCTTTTACGTTGAATGGTCAGATGTTGATGTGCATCGATAGCCCCGTCAATCACGAATTTACTTTTACACCGGCGATTTCTTTGTATGTCACGTGCGACAGCGCAGAAGAGATTGACCGTGTTTTCGCCCAGCTTTCGGAAGGCGGAGGGGTTTTGATGCCATTAGATGAATATCCTTTCAGCAAAAAGTTCGGCTGGCTGGTGGACCGGTTCGGCGTATCCTGGCAACTGAATTACTGAAATTGATAAAACCTGTATGGAAATGGCTTTGTTCATTTTCATGCAGGTTTTTGTTTTAGGCTGTGATAAACATACGCGACCCGTCTTCTGGGCAGACTAAAAGGCTGTTCTTCGTTAAAAGAACAGCCAGACAATAACCGGACCGAGGAATGACCCGACGACAGCACTTAAGGTCATAGCGACAGAACTCATAGAAGCTTCTTCCGGACCATATTCGAAAGCTTTCGCTGTACCAAGACCGTGGGCAGAAGATCCCAAGCCAATGCCGACCCCGATGGAAGAATCGACACGCAAAATTTTCAATAGCCAAGGACCCGCAATAATACCGGTAAACCCTGCAGTCATGACATATACCGCCGCTAATGAAGGGATGCCTCCGAGCGCTTCCGCCATTTGCATGGCGACCGGCGTCGTAATCGACTTCGGCAGCATCGTCAGAACCATTTCGTTGGAAAACTGGAACAGCTTCGTCAGCAAAGCGCCACTGGTTAACCCGACAATCGCTCCTGCAGAGACGCCGATAGTGATTGGCAATAGATTTTGCCGCAATAAATCACGCTGCTTGTAGAGGGGAACAGCCAAAGCCACTACAGCAGGACCGAGCAACTCTCCGATCCACTTTCCTCCGAGCATATAATTGTCATAAGAAACATCGAATACCAGTAAAATAATGACCAAGACGACAGTAGTGGTTAGCACAGGATTTAAAAGCGTCCAGCGGTATTTATTATATTGGCTGTTCAAAAAGAGATAGGCCACAATTGTAAGCCCTGCAAACAGCAGAGACAGAAGAAAGATTACCACATTTAATGCTCCTCTCTTTTGCCGGATAAACGGCTGGACCACTGGCTCAACAAAGAAGAAACCGCCATAGTCAGAAACGTGCTAAACACTGCAATGACGATCAGCCAGACGCCTTTTCCAGTAAAAACATCTGCATAATCGATGACGCCGACAGTTGCCGGGATAAAGTAGAGCGATAGGAAAGCTAAAAGGAAATGCGCACCCGAATCAATCCATTTCAGCGGAAAAATTTTTAGCAAAAGGACCGCAAACAGCAGTAAAAATCCAATGATGCTGCCGGGAAGCGGCAAGTTGAAAAATTCGCGCAACCATTCACCGAACAGATAAAAGCCATACAAAACAACAAGTTGAGCAAAAACCAGCAGAAATTTCATATGTAATCGCGCCTTTCTTCAAATAGAAAAGTGAAACGGTAATCTTTGACATAATAAGCTATTTTACAGCATTTTTATTGAAAAGCGAGCAACGCGCATATAGAGGGACAAACAGTTAAAAATTAAATTCTTCTTTTTAAATTTACAGAAGCGGGTAAAGGGAGAACATCCGATCAATACCGCTAGGAAGGGAGGATGTTATGGCCAGTGGCTTACTTGGTTTTATCATCTTAGGTTTTTCGCTATCTGTTCCCGTAGGAGCTATTACAATCGAAATGGTGAAAAGAGGGATTCAAGGGGGATTCATGCATGCCTGGATGGTTGGCGTTGGCGGCATGTCTGCAGATGTTGTGTTGATGCTGCTCATTTACTTTGGGGTTTCCGGTTTTTTAACCAGCATGGCTGCACAAACTGTCCTTTGGCTCTTCGGCTTTGTCGTGCTGGTTTACTTAGGAACCGAAAGCATTAAAGATGCATTTCGGATCACCGGAATAGATGTTATGAACCCAGTAAAAACAGAACCGCTGACTGGAGCTTATCTGTCGGGATTTGTGATTGCGATTTCCAATCCGTTGAATATCATTTTCTGGATCGGCATCTATGGTTCGGTTTTAACCAGCACACTGCAGAATGCAAGCAGTGGAGAAGTACTGTTGTACAGCATCGCCATTTTTATTGGCATCGCAATTTGGGATTTGGTGATTGCCATTTCTGTGCATATCGGCAAAAGTTTTACAGGACACCGTTTTATGAAAAGTTTTTCGGTTATAGCAGGATTGGCTTTAATTGGATTTGGTTTATCATTTGGCTGGCAAGCTATGAAAAACCTGATGCTTTTAATGAATTGAAACTTTTGACAGCCAATGACGTAAATACACCAACACAGAAAGGGGAAGTGGACAATGGGCAATTACACGATTGAAGAGTTTATTCGCCAAACCAAACAGGACGAGAGAGAGAATGATTATTTTGAGTTGGAAACACCGCGTATTCTGGAAGTGAATTTAACGGATATGGTATGGGCAAAAGTCGGCTCGATGATTTCGTATACGGGCCAGATTAAATTTGAGCGGGAACGCATGCTTGAGCATGGCGTCGGAGTGATGTTCAAGAAGGCACTGACTGGCGAAGGCACTTCGTTGATGAAAGCTACGGGGCAAGGACGTTTGTATTTGGCAGACCAAGGCAAGAAAATCACCATTTTCGAATTGAATGGCGAATCCATCACAGTTAACGGCAATGATCTTCTCGCTTTTGAGCCAGGCATCCAATGGGAAATTAAAATGATGAGAAAAGTAGCGGGGATGATGGCTGGCGGATTATTCAACGTTACTTTGAAAGGAAAAGGGAGAGTGGCCATCACCTCCCATTATGAACCACTGACGCTGCTTGTGAAACCGGGTGAATCGGTGATTACAGACCCAGGGGCAACTGTTGCCTGGTCAGGCGATTTAACACCTGAATTCCGGACAGATATCAGCATCAGAACATTCCTTGGCCGGGGCAGCGGGGAATCAGTCCAGATGGAATTTAAAGGAGAGGGCTTTGTAATCGTCCAGCCCTTTGAAGAAGTATATACAGCTGGAAACGGTTTGTCTTAAGTCGTTTGAATGCCGGGCAATCGGGAATAAAGAGACCAATCAACTGTATCATTTCAAAGAAAGGAGCTGCCGTTATGGCAGAACATATAAAGTTGGCAGAAGCATTGGAATGGCAGTTCCGGAACGAAGTCGATAAACAAGTCAGGAAAACCCATGAATCCGGCCAGACGCTCTATCATTACACCAGTCTTCAGAGTCTGATGGGGATGGTCGAGACGAATAATCTATGGATGAGCAAAGGTAATTTCTTGAATGATTCCAGTGAATTGGTTTACTTTTCGAATGTCTTAAAAAGCGTTATCAGCAAAATGAAAATCCAAAACGAGACAGAACTGTGGCGGCTATTCATCCGGGAATTGAAACTTTCAATGAACCGGTTTTTGAAAAAAATTGAAGAAAGCGGTTTTGAAGTTTACATCTTTTCAATGTCACATTCCCAAGATTCGCTTGCTCTTTGGTATAACTATGCAAAAGGGGAAGGCTATAATCTTGGCTTCTATGTGGAAGATCTTTTGAAAAAAACGAGCGTCTTTCCCGATGAATCAAACGTCGTCCACGGCCTTGTAGTATATGACCGCCAGGAACAAGAGCTGGTTCTTATGAACTTCTTGATAGAAACCTTCAAACTGGTTACGCAATACGAAGTGGAAGAAGTAAAAAAAGCGTTGCCGGCTCATTTTTTTTCAGTTATTGCCACATGTGCGATCTTTTTTAAAGACCCTGCTTTTCAAAGCGAAGAGGAATATCGGATTGCCTATATGAATACCAGTGGTGAAACACAGCCGGAAGCACGGTTTCGAGCGCAAAATGGAGTAATTATTCCATATATTGCAGTGGATTTTGAAGAACGGCTGCCGATCAGCCATATCACCATCGGACCGAAGAACAATATTGATATTGCCAAAAGAGGCATGGAGCATTATCTAAACAGCAAAGGTTATAATATGCAAGAAATCTCGATCAGTAAATCGGTCGCTGCCCTTAGATATTAATTCAAAAGGATGAGAAGTGATTGGATGTATCCGGATTTAACAGGGAAAACAGCCATTGTTACGGGTGCTTCAAAAGGAATCGGCAAAGGAATCGCTGAACGTTTTGGGAAAGAGAAAATGAACGTCGTGGTGGATTACCATACAGATAAAAGAGGGGCTGAAGAGACGGTTGCGGCGATTACAGCAAATGGCGGAAATGCTGTATTCGTAGAAGCCGACGTTGCGAATGAAGAAGGCGTTCAGAAGCTAATTAATGCTGCACTCGATCAATACGGCTCGATTGATGTATTAGTGAATAATGCTGGGTTCAGTAAAAGCGAATCGTCAGAAGAATTGAGTTTGGAAAACTGGCAGCGCGTGTTGGACGTTAATTTAACCGGAGCGTTTATTGCCAGCCGTGAAGCGATCAAACAAATGCTGGCTAAGGGCAGACCCGGCTGCATCCTTAACATCACCAGTGTTCATCAGGTTATTCCGAAAGTGGACAATGCGCATTACGCCGTGACCAAAGCGGGCCTTAAGATGCTGACGGAAACGCTGGCACTTGAATATGCGGAACAAGGCATCCGCATCAATGCGATAGCTCCTGGCACAATCAATACGCCCGCTAACCCGGCTGAAGATGCAGATCCGGAAGAAAAGCAAAAGACGCTTGAAAAAATACCGATGAAAAAGATAGGCCAGCCTGAACAAATTGCAGCCGCGGCTGCCTGGATTGTATCTTCGGAAGCAGATTATGTGACTGGCACGACTTTGTTTGTAGATGGCGGTATGACTTTATACCCTTCGCAATTGAAATGAAAAAAAGGCGTAGCCAAATTGGCTACGCCTTTTTTTAAGGTGATTTTCTTTTTAAACCCTTATGCACTCTCATTTTTTAGGAGAAGTTATTCTGAAAAAATTACTTATATTTCCTTAATTCACACAATAGACAGATTTTTTGAAAATTATATTTAATATTTATTGCATTTTCGTTTAAATCCTGTATT is part of the Planococcus shenhongbingii genome and harbors:
- a CDS encoding ABC transporter permease is translated as MDKSLFDETGTLMRFIWRRDRIRIPVWLLSFVIATMLTAIAFKDLYQNAAERQAIAETMKNPAMTAMVGPGYGLDNYTVGAMMAHQMLLMTAVVVGLMSILLVARHTRSDEEDGRLELIRSLPVGRLSNLQSVLLVMFGVNVLLAAATGSGLYVLGIASMDLEGSLLYGSALGATGLIFSAITAVFAQLSQNSRSTISLSIAVLLFAYAVRAIGDIGNEALSWTSPLGWILRSEVYVQNIWWPIWLTVAAAFLLSLLALYLNSIRDLGSGFLPARTGKSHASPILQSPLGLAIRLQRTGLIA
- a CDS encoding VOC family protein — protein: MEKVIPKITTFLMFSGQAEEAMEFYTSLFEDSRIENIVHNEDGTVMQAAFTLNGQMLMCIDSPVNHEFTFTPAISLYVTCDSAEEIDRVFAQLSEGGGVLMPLDEYPFSKKFGWLVDRFGVSWQLNY
- a CDS encoding LrgB family protein, whose product is MVIFLLSLLFAGLTIVAYLFLNSQYNKYRWTLLNPVLTTTVVLVIILLVFDVSYDNYMLGGKWIGELLGPAVVALAVPLYKQRDLLRQNLLPITIGVSAGAIVGLTSGALLTKLFQFSNEMVLTMLPKSITTPVAMQMAEALGGIPSLAAVYVMTAGFTGIIAGPWLLKILRVDSSIGVGIGLGSSAHGLGTAKAFEYGPEEASMSSVAMTLSAVVGSFLGPVIVWLFF
- a CDS encoding CidA/LrgA family protein; this encodes MKFLLVFAQLVVLYGFYLFGEWLREFFNLPLPGSIIGFLLLFAVLLLKIFPLKWIDSGAHFLLAFLSLYFIPATVGVIDYADVFTGKGVWLIVIAVFSTFLTMAVSSLLSQWSSRLSGKREEH
- a CDS encoding LysE family translocator; this translates as MASGLLGFIILGFSLSVPVGAITIEMVKRGIQGGFMHAWMVGVGGMSADVVLMLLIYFGVSGFLTSMAAQTVLWLFGFVVLVYLGTESIKDAFRITGIDVMNPVKTEPLTGAYLSGFVIAISNPLNIIFWIGIYGSVLTSTLQNASSGEVLLYSIAIFIGIAIWDLVIAISVHIGKSFTGHRFMKSFSVIAGLALIGFGLSFGWQAMKNLMLLMN
- a CDS encoding AIM24 family protein, with translation MGNYTIEEFIRQTKQDERENDYFELETPRILEVNLTDMVWAKVGSMISYTGQIKFERERMLEHGVGVMFKKALTGEGTSLMKATGQGRLYLADQGKKITIFELNGESITVNGNDLLAFEPGIQWEIKMMRKVAGMMAGGLFNVTLKGKGRVAITSHYEPLTLLVKPGESVITDPGATVAWSGDLTPEFRTDISIRTFLGRGSGESVQMEFKGEGFVIVQPFEEVYTAGNGLS
- a CDS encoding DUF2971 domain-containing protein — translated: MAEHIKLAEALEWQFRNEVDKQVRKTHESGQTLYHYTSLQSLMGMVETNNLWMSKGNFLNDSSELVYFSNVLKSVISKMKIQNETELWRLFIRELKLSMNRFLKKIEESGFEVYIFSMSHSQDSLALWYNYAKGEGYNLGFYVEDLLKKTSVFPDESNVVHGLVVYDRQEQELVLMNFLIETFKLVTQYEVEEVKKALPAHFFSVIATCAIFFKDPAFQSEEEYRIAYMNTSGETQPEARFRAQNGVIIPYIAVDFEERLPISHITIGPKNNIDIAKRGMEHYLNSKGYNMQEISISKSVAALRY
- a CDS encoding glucose 1-dehydrogenase — translated: MYPDLTGKTAIVTGASKGIGKGIAERFGKEKMNVVVDYHTDKRGAEETVAAITANGGNAVFVEADVANEEGVQKLINAALDQYGSIDVLVNNAGFSKSESSEELSLENWQRVLDVNLTGAFIASREAIKQMLAKGRPGCILNITSVHQVIPKVDNAHYAVTKAGLKMLTETLALEYAEQGIRINAIAPGTINTPANPAEDADPEEKQKTLEKIPMKKIGQPEQIAAAAAWIVSSEADYVTGTTLFVDGGMTLYPSQLK